One part of the Microbulbifer sp. THAF38 genome encodes these proteins:
- the rplB gene encoding 50S ribosomal protein L2, giving the protein MAIVKTKPTSAGRRHLVKVVNPDLHKGAPYAPLLESKSKSGGRNNNGRITTRHIGGGHKQHYRVIDFKRNKDGIPAKVERLEYDPNRSAHIALVCYADGERRYIIAPKGLKAGATIQSGDAAPIAVGNTLPLRNVPVGSVIHGIELKPGKGAQLARSAGASVQLVAREGQYATIRLRSGEMRKVLSECRATLGEVSNSEHSLRKLGKAGAARWRGVRPTVRGVAMNPVDHPHGGGEGRTSGGRHPVTPWGVPTKGKKTRKNKRTDKMIVRRRGK; this is encoded by the coding sequence ATGGCAATTGTAAAAACAAAACCGACCTCCGCCGGCCGTCGTCACCTGGTTAAGGTTGTTAACCCCGACCTGCACAAGGGTGCTCCTTACGCTCCTCTTTTAGAGAGCAAGAGCAAAAGCGGTGGCCGTAACAACAACGGTCGTATCACCACTCGTCATATCGGTGGTGGTCACAAGCAGCACTACCGTGTAATCGACTTCAAGCGCAACAAAGACGGTATTCCGGCTAAAGTTGAGCGCCTGGAGTACGATCCCAACCGCAGCGCACATATCGCTCTGGTTTGTTACGCGGATGGTGAGCGTCGTTACATTATCGCACCGAAAGGCCTCAAGGCTGGCGCCACCATTCAGTCCGGCGATGCCGCACCGATTGCTGTGGGCAACACCCTGCCTCTGCGCAACGTTCCGGTGGGTTCTGTAATTCACGGTATCGAGCTGAAGCCTGGTAAAGGTGCTCAGCTGGCTCGCTCCGCTGGTGCTTCTGTACAGCTGGTAGCCCGTGAAGGCCAGTACGCGACTATTCGTCTGCGTTCCGGCGAAATGCGCAAGGTTCTCTCTGAGTGCCGCGCGACACTGGGCGAAGTAAGCAACTCCGAGCACAGCCTGCGCAAGCTGGGTAAAGCCGGTGCTGCTCGCTGGCGCGGTGTTCGTCCTACCGTTCGCGGTGTGGCGATGAACCCGGTAGATCACCCGCACGGTGGTGGTGAAGGCCGTACCTCTGGTGGCCGTCACCCGGTTACTCCGTGGGGCGTTCCGACCAAGGGTAAGAAAACGCGCAAGAACAAGCGCACCGATAAGATGATAGTACGTCGCCGCGGCAAATAA
- the rpsS gene encoding 30S ribosomal protein S19: MPRSLKKGPFIDLHLIKKVEAAIEANDRRPIKTWSRRSMIMPEMVGLTIAVHNGRQHVPVLVNEEMVGHKLGEFAATRTYRGHAADKKAKKR; the protein is encoded by the coding sequence GTGCCACGCTCATTAAAGAAAGGTCCCTTTATTGATCTTCACTTGATCAAGAAGGTGGAGGCAGCGATTGAAGCAAACGATCGTCGGCCGATTAAAACCTGGTCCCGCCGTTCCATGATTATGCCGGAAATGGTTGGACTGACGATTGCCGTGCACAACGGTCGTCAACACGTGCCCGTTTTGGTTAACGAAGAAATGGTTGGCCATAAACTGGGCGAGTTCGCTGCTACCCGCACTTACCGCGGTCACGCTGCGGACAAGAAAGCGAAGAAGCGCTAA
- the rplV gene encoding 50S ribosomal protein L22, whose product MEVAAKLRGARLSAQKARLVADQVRGKGVEEALDILAFSNKKGAAIVKKVLESAIANAEHNEGADVDELKVSTIFVDEGMTMKRIKPRAKGRADRILKRTCHITVKVAEK is encoded by the coding sequence ATGGAAGTAGCAGCAAAATTACGCGGCGCACGTCTATCGGCGCAAAAGGCGCGACTGGTAGCTGATCAGGTTCGCGGCAAAGGCGTTGAAGAAGCCCTGGATATTCTTGCATTTAGCAATAAAAAGGGTGCGGCGATCGTTAAGAAAGTACTGGAGTCGGCCATTGCCAACGCCGAGCACAACGAAGGTGCTGACGTTGACGAGCTGAAAGTTTCCACAATTTTTGTGGACGAAGGTATGACCATGAAGCGCATTAAACCGCGTGCGAAAGGTCGTGCAGATCGCATTCTTAAGCGTACTTGTCACATCACTGTGAAAGTGGCCGAGAAATAA
- the rpsC gene encoding 30S ribosomal protein S3: MGQKVHPTGIRLGIVKKHTSVWYAGSDEYADKLYTDLKVREYIRKKLAHASVSRIEIERPANTARVTIHTARPGIVIGKKGEDVERLRNDVSAQMGVPVHIDIEEVRKPDMDAALVGQNVAQQLERRVMFRRAMKRAVQNAMRQGAEGIKIQVSGRLGGAEIARTEWYREGRVPLHTLRANIDYATAEAMTTYGIIGIKVWIFKGEVIGDEMPDEKPAKTRKKAAK; the protein is encoded by the coding sequence ATGGGACAAAAAGTACATCCTACCGGCATTCGTCTGGGTATCGTTAAAAAGCATACCTCTGTTTGGTATGCCGGCAGCGACGAGTACGCAGACAAGCTGTACACGGATCTGAAAGTTCGCGAATACATTCGCAAAAAACTGGCCCACGCTTCCGTGAGCCGCATCGAGATCGAACGTCCGGCGAACACCGCTCGTGTGACTATTCACACTGCGCGTCCGGGCATCGTGATCGGTAAAAAAGGTGAAGACGTAGAACGTCTGCGCAACGACGTAAGTGCGCAGATGGGCGTACCTGTGCACATCGACATCGAAGAAGTGCGCAAGCCTGATATGGACGCCGCTCTGGTTGGCCAGAACGTTGCCCAGCAGCTGGAACGCCGCGTTATGTTCCGTCGCGCTATGAAGCGTGCCGTACAGAACGCTATGCGTCAGGGCGCTGAAGGTATCAAGATTCAGGTAAGTGGTCGTCTCGGTGGTGCGGAAATCGCACGTACCGAATGGTACCGCGAAGGTCGTGTGCCTCTGCACACCCTGCGTGCCAACATCGACTACGCCACTGCTGAAGCGATGACTACCTACGGCATCATCGGTATCAAGGTGTGGATCTTTAAAGGCGAAGTCATCGGTGACGAAATGCCCGATGAGAAGCCGGCTAAGACCCGCAAGAAAGCTGCTAAATAA
- the rplP gene encoding 50S ribosomal protein L16, producing the protein MLQPKRTKFRKVQKGRNRGLSQRGSKVSFGEFGLKAIGRGRITARQIEAARRAMTRHVKRGGKIWIRVFPDKPITNKPLEVRMGKGKGGVEYWVAQIQPGKVLYEMEGVSEELAREAFALAAAKLPVKTTFVKRSVM; encoded by the coding sequence ATGCTGCAACCAAAGCGTACAAAATTCCGCAAGGTACAGAAGGGTCGCAACCGCGGTCTTTCTCAGCGCGGCTCTAAAGTGAGCTTTGGCGAGTTTGGCCTCAAGGCCATCGGTCGCGGTCGCATTACTGCGCGCCAGATCGAAGCGGCTCGTCGCGCAATGACTCGTCACGTTAAACGTGGCGGTAAAATCTGGATTCGCGTGTTTCCGGACAAGCCAATTACCAATAAGCCCCTCGAAGTCCGTATGGGTAAAGGTAAAGGTGGCGTTGAATACTGGGTAGCTCAGATCCAGCCGGGCAAAGTCCTCTATGAAATGGAGGGTGTGTCCGAAGAGCTGGCTCGTGAGGCTTTCGCACTTGCTGCGGCCAAGCTGCCTGTAAAAACAACTTTCGTTAAGCGTTCGGTGATGTAA
- the rpmC gene encoding 50S ribosomal protein L29 — protein MKTADLREKSVEELNQELLNQLEAQFKLRMQKSTGQLAQTHLLKQTRRDIARIKTVLTEKAGN, from the coding sequence ATGAAGACTGCAGATCTACGCGAAAAGTCAGTTGAAGAGCTGAACCAGGAACTGCTGAACCAGCTCGAAGCTCAATTTAAGCTTCGTATGCAAAAGTCCACCGGTCAGCTGGCTCAGACTCATCTGCTGAAGCAGACTCGTCGCGACATTGCTCGCATAAAGACTGTGTTGACCGAGAAGGCAGGTAACTAA
- the rpsQ gene encoding 30S ribosomal protein S17: MAEAKLKRTLTGKVVSDKMDKTITVLIERRVKHPIYGKIVSKSTKLKAHDENNDCNIGDVVTIEESRPLSKSKSWSLQKIVERAAKV, translated from the coding sequence ATGGCTGAAGCAAAACTGAAGCGTACTCTGACCGGTAAGGTTGTGAGTGACAAGATGGATAAAACCATCACCGTTTTGATCGAGCGCCGTGTTAAGCACCCGATCTACGGCAAAATTGTGAGCAAGTCCACCAAGCTCAAGGCACATGACGAGAACAATGATTGCAACATCGGTGATGTTGTAACCATCGAGGAATCTCGTCCGCTGTCCAAGAGCAAGTCCTGGTCCTTGCAGAAAATTGTAGAGCGTGCGGCGAAGGTATAA
- the rplN gene encoding 50S ribosomal protein L14 has product MIQAESYLEVADNSGARRVMCIKVLGGSHRRYAGVGDIIKVTVKEAIPRGKVKKGQVMNAVVVRTKKGVRRNDGSLIKFDDNAAVLLNQQLAPVGTRIFGPVTRELRGEKFMKIISLAPEVI; this is encoded by the coding sequence ATGATTCAAGCGGAATCCTACTTAGAAGTAGCTGACAACAGTGGGGCTCGCCGCGTCATGTGCATCAAGGTGCTGGGCGGCTCCCATCGTCGTTATGCCGGCGTGGGCGACATTATCAAGGTAACCGTTAAGGAAGCCATTCCCCGCGGTAAAGTAAAGAAAGGTCAGGTAATGAACGCTGTTGTGGTTCGCACCAAAAAAGGTGTGCGCCGTAACGACGGTTCCCTGATTAAATTTGACGATAACGCAGCGGTACTGCTGAACCAGCAATTGGCGCCGGTTGGCACCCGTATTTTTGGTCCGGTAACTCGCGAACTGCGCGGTGAGAAGTTCATGAAGATCATCTCGCTCGCCCCCGAAGTTATCTAA
- the rplX gene encoding 50S ribosomal protein L24, with amino-acid sequence MRKIKRDDEVIVIAGRDKGKRGSVRKVLNDGRLIVSGIQMIKKHQKPNPQLGIAGGIVEKEAAIQASNVAIFNPNTQKADRVGFKVLEDGTKIRVFKSSGEAI; translated from the coding sequence ATGCGCAAGATCAAGCGTGACGATGAAGTGATCGTTATCGCCGGTCGCGACAAGGGCAAACGTGGTTCAGTACGTAAAGTACTGAACGACGGCCGCCTGATTGTTTCCGGCATACAGATGATCAAGAAACACCAAAAGCCAAATCCCCAGCTGGGCATTGCTGGTGGCATCGTTGAGAAAGAAGCTGCTATTCAAGCTTCCAACGTAGCCATCTTCAACCCTAACACCCAGAAGGCTGACCGGGTGGGCTTTAAAGTACTGGAAGACGGCACTAAGATTCGCGTCTTCAAATCCAGCGGCGAAGCCATCTAA
- the rplE gene encoding 50S ribosomal protein L5, which translates to MAKLKELYTKELAPKLKEELGLENVMAVPRITKITINMGVGEAIGDKKVLEHAVNDMTAITGQKPIVTKARKSIAGFKIRDGWPIGCKVTLRGERMYEFLERLVDIAIPRIRDFRGISPKQFDGRGNFSMGVTEQIIFPEIDYDKVDKLRGLDICITTTAASDDQGRALLKAFNFPFKG; encoded by the coding sequence ATGGCAAAGCTTAAAGAGCTCTACACTAAGGAACTCGCGCCCAAGCTTAAAGAAGAGCTGGGTCTCGAGAATGTGATGGCAGTGCCGCGCATCACCAAGATCACCATCAACATGGGTGTTGGTGAAGCGATTGGTGATAAAAAGGTGCTGGAGCACGCTGTCAACGATATGACAGCAATTACTGGTCAAAAGCCCATCGTTACTAAAGCGCGCAAGTCTATTGCGGGCTTTAAGATTCGCGACGGTTGGCCGATCGGCTGCAAGGTAACTCTGCGCGGTGAGCGCATGTATGAGTTCCTGGAGCGTTTGGTAGACATCGCGATTCCGCGTATCCGTGACTTCCGTGGCATTAGCCCGAAGCAGTTCGACGGCCGCGGTAACTTCTCTATGGGCGTGACCGAGCAAATCATCTTCCCGGAAATTGACTACGACAAAGTAGACAAGCTCCGCGGTCTGGATATTTGTATTACCACTACAGCTGCAAGCGACGATCAAGGTCGCGCGCTGCTGAAAGCGTTCAACTTCCCTTTCAAGGGATAA
- the rpsN gene encoding 30S ribosomal protein S14, with product MAKKSMIARENKRARTAAKYAEKRQELKAIIASATASEEEQWEAQLKLQKMPRDASPVRQQRRCRITGRPHAVYRKFGLCRNKLREAAMRGDVPGLVKSSW from the coding sequence ATGGCGAAGAAATCCATGATTGCGCGTGAAAACAAACGCGCTCGAACCGCAGCTAAGTACGCTGAAAAGCGTCAAGAGCTGAAGGCGATCATCGCCAGTGCCACTGCTTCCGAAGAGGAGCAGTGGGAGGCTCAACTCAAGCTGCAAAAAATGCCGCGCGATGCAAGCCCGGTACGTCAGCAACGTCGCTGTCGTATCACTGGTCGCCCCCACGCCGTTTACCGCAAGTTCGGCCTGTGCCGTAACAAATTGCGTGAAGCCGCTATGCGTGGTGATGTTCCTGGCCTCGTGAAGTCCAGCTGGTAA
- the rpsH gene encoding 30S ribosomal protein S8, whose product MSMQDPLADMLTRIRNALARGKAEVTMPSSKLKVAVAKVLKDEGYVTDLNVSEGSKPELTIALKYFQGKPVIAELNRVSRPGLRAYTGKKALPTVRGGLGIAIVSTSNGVMTDRAARQAGVGGEVLCTVF is encoded by the coding sequence ATGAGTATGCAAGATCCGTTGGCAGATATGCTGACTCGCATCCGCAATGCCCTGGCACGCGGAAAAGCGGAAGTCACCATGCCTTCATCCAAACTGAAAGTAGCTGTAGCCAAAGTCCTGAAAGACGAAGGTTATGTTACTGATTTGAATGTAAGCGAAGGTAGTAAGCCGGAGTTGACCATTGCCCTGAAATACTTCCAGGGTAAACCGGTTATCGCCGAGCTGAACCGCGTTTCCCGTCCGGGTTTGCGCGCTTACACTGGTAAAAAAGCTCTGCCAACCGTACGCGGTGGTCTGGGTATCGCGATCGTTTCCACCTCCAATGGTGTGATGACTGATCGCGCTGCGCGTCAGGCCGGTGTCGGTGGTGAAGTGCTTTGCACCGTATTCTAA
- the rplF gene encoding 50S ribosomal protein L6, with translation MSRVANSPVVIPAGVTVDLKGQNIAVKGGSGNLDMVIHGDVEVGQADSQLTFAARNNSKQARALAGTTRALVNNMVIGVSAGFEKKLQLLGVGYRAKAAGKTVNLTLGFSHPIDYQLPEGVTAETPSQTEIVLKSSNKQLLGQVAAEIRAFRPPEPYKGKGVRYADERVYRKEAKKK, from the coding sequence ATGTCTCGAGTAGCAAATAGTCCGGTAGTTATCCCCGCAGGTGTTACCGTTGACCTGAAAGGTCAAAACATCGCTGTTAAAGGCGGTAGCGGTAACCTGGATATGGTTATTCACGGTGATGTAGAAGTTGGCCAGGCTGACAGCCAGCTGACTTTTGCCGCGCGCAATAACTCCAAGCAAGCCAGAGCTCTTGCGGGTACCACCCGTGCACTGGTTAACAACATGGTGATAGGCGTAAGCGCTGGCTTCGAGAAGAAGTTGCAGTTGCTGGGTGTAGGTTATCGTGCGAAAGCCGCCGGTAAAACGGTTAACCTGACCCTGGGCTTCTCCCATCCGATCGATTATCAGTTGCCGGAAGGTGTGACTGCGGAAACACCATCCCAGACTGAAATCGTACTCAAGAGCAGCAATAAACAGCTGTTGGGCCAAGTGGCCGCTGAGATCCGTGCGTTCCGTCCGCCGGAGCCCTACAAAGGTAAGGGTGTCCGTTATGCCGATGAGCGCGTGTATCGCAAAGAGGCCAAGAAGAAGTAA
- the rplR gene encoding 50S ribosomal protein L18 — MNVKKASRLRRARRARAKIRELGAVRLTVNRTPRHIYAQILSAEGNSVLASASTLDKDLREGKTGNADAASAVGKLIAERAKAAGVEEVAFDRSGFKYHGRIKALADAAREAGLKF; from the coding sequence ATGAACGTTAAGAAAGCATCTCGCTTGCGTCGTGCACGTCGTGCCCGCGCTAAGATCCGTGAGCTGGGCGCCGTTCGCCTCACCGTGAACCGCACACCGCGTCACATTTACGCACAGATCCTGTCTGCCGAAGGCAACTCGGTATTGGCTTCCGCCTCTACCCTGGACAAGGACCTGCGCGAAGGTAAAACCGGTAACGCCGATGCCGCTTCCGCGGTTGGCAAACTGATCGCTGAGCGCGCGAAAGCCGCTGGTGTTGAAGAAGTTGCCTTCGATCGCAGTGGCTTCAAGTACCATGGCCGTATTAAGGCTTTGGCTGACGCTGCCCGCGAAGCCGGTCTGAAATTCTAA
- the rpsE gene encoding 30S ribosomal protein S5 produces MAREKDKSNDEGLQEKLVQVNRVAKTVKGGRIFAFTALTVVGDGNGRIGFGRGKAREVPVAIQKAMEAARRNMIQVELNGDTIQYATNGRHGGSKVYMQPASQGTGVIAGGAMRSVLEMAGVHNVLAKCYGSTNPVNVVRATFKALDQMQSPGDVAAKRGKSVEEILG; encoded by the coding sequence ATGGCTAGAGAGAAAGACAAAAGCAACGACGAAGGCCTGCAGGAAAAGCTGGTCCAGGTTAATCGCGTTGCCAAGACTGTTAAAGGTGGTCGTATCTTCGCCTTTACCGCACTGACCGTAGTTGGCGACGGCAATGGCCGTATCGGTTTCGGTCGTGGCAAGGCGCGTGAAGTGCCTGTTGCGATTCAGAAAGCGATGGAAGCTGCACGCCGCAACATGATCCAGGTAGAACTGAATGGTGATACCATCCAGTACGCTACCAATGGTCGTCACGGTGGTTCCAAGGTTTACATGCAGCCCGCTTCCCAGGGTACCGGTGTAATTGCCGGCGGTGCCATGCGCTCCGTACTGGAAATGGCCGGTGTACACAACGTATTGGCTAAGTGCTACGGCTCCACCAACCCGGTGAACGTAGTGCGTGCAACTTTCAAAGCTCTGGATCAAATGCAGAGCCCGGGAGATGTTGCAGCCAAGCGCGGTAAATCAGTCGAAGAGATTCTGGGCTAA
- the rpmD gene encoding 50S ribosomal protein L30, whose protein sequence is MAKKTIKVTQTKSINGRLKSHQACVAGLGLRRIGHTVEVEDTPSVRGMINKVNYLVKVEGE, encoded by the coding sequence ATGGCTAAGAAGACCATTAAAGTCACCCAGACCAAAAGCATCAACGGACGCCTGAAAAGTCATCAGGCGTGCGTTGCGGGTCTGGGCCTGCGCCGCATCGGCCACACAGTGGAAGTGGAAGATACTCCTTCCGTGCGCGGCATGATCAATAAAGTAAACTACCTGGTTAAGGTTGAGGGGGAATAA
- the rplO gene encoding 50S ribosomal protein L15, with amino-acid sequence MRLNDLSPAQGHKHSAKRVGRGIGSGLGKTGGRGHKGQKARSGGSVRPGFEGGQMPLQKRLPKYGFTARVSRFTAEVRLAELAKVESDVIDLAALKNADIIGSHIKRAKVFLSGELTKAVTVKGLGVTKGAKAAIEAAGGKIED; translated from the coding sequence ATGCGTTTGAATGACCTGTCTCCCGCACAAGGCCACAAGCACAGCGCTAAGCGCGTTGGTCGTGGTATTGGTAGTGGTTTAGGTAAGACCGGTGGCCGCGGCCACAAAGGTCAAAAAGCGCGTTCCGGCGGCAGCGTTCGTCCGGGCTTCGAAGGCGGTCAGATGCCTTTGCAGAAGCGTCTGCCTAAGTACGGTTTTACCGCTCGTGTTTCTCGCTTCACCGCAGAAGTACGTCTGGCAGAGCTGGCCAAGGTAGAAAGTGACGTAATCGATTTGGCAGCGCTTAAGAATGCCGATATCATCGGCAGCCATATTAAACGCGCCAAAGTGTTCCTCTCAGGTGAGCTGACTAAAGCTGTTACCGTAAAGGGTCTGGGAGTGACCAAAGGTGCAAAGGCGGCTATCGAAGCTGCTGGCGGTAAAATAGAAGACTAA
- the secY gene encoding preprotein translocase subunit SecY — MARPGSGGNPLGNSKGLGELWARLRFLFLAILVYRLGTHIPVPGIDPEKLSNLFNQNQGTILGLFNMFSGGALERMSILALGIMPYISASIIMQLMSAVTPSLEALKKEGEAGRRKINQYTRYLTVVLALIQGIGMTFGLAGQNLAYSSEPAFGFYFVAVTSLVTGAVFMMWLGEQITERGVGNGISMLIFAGIVAGLPGAIGQAFEQARQGELHILMLLIIGVIALAVVFFVVVMERGQRRITINHARRQAGRYSAAPAAQASHLPLKVNMAGVIPVIFASSILLFPATLAQWFGQGGEGVGAQILQWMALQLGPGQPLNIILFALLIGFFCFFYTALMFNPNEVADNLKKSGAYVPGIRPGEQTARYIDSVLTRLTLVGAVYIALVSLLPQFLVVGFNVPFYLGGTSLLIVVVVVMDFMAQVQSHLLSHQYEGLMKKANLQSYGRR, encoded by the coding sequence ATGGCACGACCAGGATCCGGTGGAAATCCCCTGGGCAACAGCAAGGGATTGGGCGAGCTTTGGGCTCGCCTTCGTTTTCTGTTTCTAGCGATACTAGTTTATCGCCTGGGAACACACATTCCGGTGCCCGGCATTGATCCGGAAAAGCTGTCAAACCTGTTTAATCAGAACCAGGGAACCATCCTTGGCCTGTTTAACATGTTCTCAGGCGGCGCCCTGGAAAGGATGAGTATTCTGGCTCTGGGCATCATGCCCTATATCTCCGCATCCATCATCATGCAGTTGATGAGTGCGGTGACTCCCTCTCTGGAAGCTCTGAAGAAGGAAGGGGAGGCCGGAAGGCGTAAGATCAACCAGTACACCCGTTACCTGACGGTAGTGTTGGCCCTGATTCAGGGTATCGGCATGACTTTCGGGTTGGCAGGGCAGAACCTGGCTTACTCATCTGAGCCTGCGTTTGGTTTTTACTTTGTGGCGGTAACGTCACTGGTGACCGGTGCTGTATTCATGATGTGGCTCGGTGAGCAGATCACTGAGCGCGGAGTGGGCAACGGCATTTCCATGCTGATTTTTGCCGGTATCGTGGCAGGCTTGCCCGGCGCCATCGGCCAGGCGTTTGAGCAGGCCCGTCAGGGTGAGCTGCATATTCTTATGCTGCTGATCATCGGTGTTATCGCTCTAGCCGTGGTGTTCTTTGTGGTGGTGATGGAGCGCGGTCAACGCCGAATTACCATCAACCACGCCAGGCGTCAGGCCGGTCGTTACTCCGCAGCACCCGCTGCGCAGGCGAGCCACCTGCCTCTGAAGGTGAACATGGCCGGTGTTATTCCGGTGATCTTCGCCAGCAGTATTCTGCTGTTCCCAGCGACGCTGGCACAGTGGTTTGGCCAGGGTGGTGAGGGTGTTGGTGCCCAGATCCTGCAGTGGATGGCATTGCAGCTGGGGCCGGGGCAGCCGCTGAACATTATTCTGTTCGCACTGCTGATTGGTTTCTTCTGTTTCTTCTATACGGCGTTGATGTTCAACCCGAATGAAGTTGCAGATAACCTGAAAAAGTCTGGTGCCTATGTACCTGGTATTCGTCCAGGTGAGCAGACAGCCCGCTATATCGACAGCGTGCTGACCCGACTCACTCTGGTAGGTGCTGTGTATATCGCACTGGTATCCCTGCTGCCGCAGTTCCTGGTAGTTGGGTTTAACGTTCCCTTCTATCTGGGGGGTACCTCACTGCTGATCGTTGTAGTAGTGGTGATGGACTTTATGGCGCAGGTACAATCGCATCTGCTGTCGCACCAGTACGAAGGCTTGATGAAAAAAGCGAACCTGCAAAGCTACGGTCGTCGCTAG
- the rpmJ gene encoding 50S ribosomal protein L36: MKVRASVKKICRNCKIVRRKGVLRVICSAEPRHKQRQG; the protein is encoded by the coding sequence ATGAAAGTACGCGCTTCTGTAAAAAAGATCTGCCGTAACTGCAAAATCGTACGTCGCAAAGGCGTTCTGCGGGTAATCTGCAGCGCTGAGCCACGTCACAAGCAGCGTCAAGGCTAA
- the rpsM gene encoding 30S ribosomal protein S13, translating into MARIAGVNVPDHKHAVISLTHIYGVGLTTAKSILAAVGIAESTKIRDLSEEQIETIRGEVAKLTVEGDLRREVSMNIKRLMDLGCYRGLRHRRSLPLRGQRTKTNARTRKGPRKPIRK; encoded by the coding sequence ATGGCACGTATTGCTGGTGTCAATGTACCAGACCACAAGCACGCCGTGATCTCCCTGACCCACATTTATGGGGTCGGTCTTACTACGGCTAAGTCTATTTTGGCAGCGGTTGGTATCGCTGAATCCACCAAAATCCGCGACCTGTCTGAAGAGCAGATCGAAACCATCCGCGGTGAAGTTGCAAAACTTACCGTAGAAGGCGACCTGCGCCGTGAAGTATCCATGAACATCAAGCGTTTGATGGACCTGGGTTGCTATCGCGGTCTGCGTCACCGTCGCAGCTTGCCGCTGCGTGGTCAGCGCACCAAGACCAATGCTCGTACCCGTAAGGGTCCGCGCAAACCGATTCGCAAGTAA
- the rpsK gene encoding 30S ribosomal protein S11 has product MAKPKTTVRKKVKKTVVDGIAHIHASFNNTIVTITDRQGNTLSWATAGGSGFRGSRKSTPFAAQVAAERAGTAAQEYGLKNLDVEVKGPGPGRESAVRALNNCGYKITNITDVTPIPHNGCRPPKKRRV; this is encoded by the coding sequence ATGGCTAAGCCAAAAACTACTGTTCGCAAAAAGGTCAAAAAGACCGTTGTCGACGGTATTGCCCACATCCACGCATCGTTCAACAACACGATCGTGACGATCACTGATCGCCAGGGTAATACCCTCAGCTGGGCCACCGCAGGTGGATCTGGCTTCCGTGGCTCACGTAAGAGCACCCCGTTTGCAGCCCAGGTTGCCGCTGAGCGCGCAGGTACTGCAGCTCAGGAGTACGGCCTGAAAAACCTCGACGTAGAAGTGAAGGGCCCTGGCCCCGGTCGCGAATCCGCTGTTCGCGCACTGAACAACTGCGGCTACAAAATCACCAACATCACCGACGTGACGCCGATCCCGCATAACGGATGTCGTCCGCCCAAGAAACGTCGCGTGTAA
- the rpsD gene encoding 30S ribosomal protein S4: MARYIGPKCKLSRREGTDLQLKSGVRPHDSKCRAESKPGQHGAGRGRLSDYGIQLREKQKVRRIYGVLEKQFRNYYKEAARLKGATGENLLQLLEKRLDNVVYRMGFGSTRSEARQLVSHKAILVNGTTVNIPSYQVKEGDVIAVREKAKKQLRIQNSVSLAAQRGDVEWVDVNASKLEGTFKRIPDRVDLPAEINENLIVELYSK; encoded by the coding sequence ATGGCACGTTATATTGGACCAAAATGTAAACTGTCCCGTCGTGAAGGGACTGACCTGCAGCTGAAGAGTGGTGTGCGTCCGCACGACTCCAAATGTCGCGCAGAATCCAAGCCCGGTCAGCATGGCGCTGGTCGCGGCCGTCTGTCCGACTACGGCATCCAGCTGCGCGAGAAGCAAAAAGTTCGTCGTATCTACGGCGTACTGGAAAAGCAGTTCCGCAACTACTATAAGGAAGCGGCTCGCCTGAAAGGCGCAACTGGTGAAAACCTGCTGCAACTCCTGGAAAAGCGCCTGGACAACGTGGTTTACCGCATGGGCTTCGGCTCAACTCGCTCTGAAGCGCGTCAGCTGGTTTCCCACAAGGCGATTCTGGTAAATGGCACTACTGTAAACATTCCTTCTTACCAAGTTAAAGAAGGCGATGTAATTGCTGTACGTGAAAAAGCCAAGAAGCAGCTGCGTATCCAGAATTCCGTTTCCCTCGCTGCCCAGCGTGGCGATGTCGAGTGGGTAGACGTAAACGCGAGCAAGCTGGAAGGCACTTTCAAGCGCATTCCAGATCGTGTCGATCTGCCGGCAGAGATCAACGAAAACCTTATTGTGGAACTGTACTCCAAGTAA